Proteins encoded by one window of Chiroxiphia lanceolata isolate bChiLan1 chromosome 26, bChiLan1.pri, whole genome shotgun sequence:
- the ATP5MC1 gene encoding ATP synthase F(0) complex subunit C1, mitochondrial, translated as MQAPVALLSSPALFRCCSRALARPVSVSVFSRPEAQTAQGAAASPPQLPRRELRSSAASRDIDTAAKFIGAGAATVGVAGSGAGIGTVFGSLIIGYARNPSLKQQLFSYAILGFALSEAMGLFCLMVAFLILFAM; from the exons ATGCAGGCTCCCGTGGCACTTCTCAGCTCCCCGGCACTG TTCCgatgctgctccagggctctggCCAGGCCCGTTTCAGTGTCTGTTTTCAGCAGGCCCGAGGCTCAGACTGCACAG GGAGCCGCTGCCTCCCCCCCACAGCTGCCGCGGCGGGAATTGCGGAGCAGCGCCGCGTCCCGGGACATCGACACGGCCGCCAAGTTCATCGGGGCCGGGGCTGCCACGGTGGGGGTGGCGGGGTCGGGAGCGGGCATCGGCACCGTCTTCGGCAGCCTCATCATCGGCTACGCCAG GAATCCCTCCCTCAAGCAGCAGCTGTTCTCCTATGCCATCCTGGGCTTTGCCCTGTCCGAGGCCATGGGGCTCTTCTGTCTGATGGTGGCATTCCTGATCCTCTTCGCCATGTGA
- the CALCOCO2 gene encoding calcium-binding and coiled-coil domain-containing protein 2 isoform X3 produces the protein MDDSCEDPPTSAVLLDSCHFSHVLFNDVEKFYVPGGDVTCHYTLTQHISARGKDWVGIFRVGWKTTREYYTFMWAPLPAAGHGDTAVQQKIQFKAYYLPKDDEYYQFCYVDQDGMVRGASVPFQFRAEAEDDILVVTTQGEVEEIELQNKNLCQENEELKASCANLQQQNLELQEELKKTQELQKSLESFRSSTEKLELELNSLKMENKQLKEQGDCTGAELQQLKEQLQNVTSEKERLENRLRTALDHMDQLQSQVLNYEKEVENLSHLDQDKTEQLETLKEENQQLRLSTAQQQHDLIKELEEQKHLFQVLKAEKDEADEESQKLRAENSALLRHLSQELSPLSALPRAPAATPAPGAGDLLFGNPYSAAGGNLGAGVEASLRVCPMCGELFPGDVESSQFEAHVRSHLLDCPMCTESFENQQVFEDHLLCHRLE, from the exons ATGGACGATTCCTGTGAGGACCCTCCCACCTCTGCCGTGCTCCTGGACAGCTGCCACTTCTCCCACGTGCTTTTCAACGACGTGGAGAAGTTTTATGTCCCTGGAGGAGACGTGACCTGTCACTACACCCTCACCCAGCACATCTCTGCCCGGGGCAAGGACTGGGTGGGCATCTTCAGG GTGGGGTGGAAAACAACCCGGGAATATTACACCTTCATGTGGGcccccctgcctgctgctggccacGGGGACACTGCTGTGCAGCAGAAGATCCAGTTCAAAG CTTACTACCTGCCCAAAGATGATGAGTACTACCAGTTCTGCTACGTGGACCAGGATGGGATGGTCAGGGGGGCCAGTGTCCCTTTCCAGTTCCGGGCAGAGGCTGAGGATGACATCCTGGTGGTCACCACACAG GGGGAGGTGGAAGAGATCGAGCTGCAGAACAAAAACCTGTGTCAGGAAAACGAGGAGCTGAAGGCGAGTTGTGCaaacctccagcagcagaacctggagctgcaggaggagctcaAGAAGACACAG gagctgcagaaaaGTTTGGAGTCTttcaggagcagcacagagaaactggagctggagctgaactCCCTGAAAATGGAGAataagcagctgaaggagcaggGGGACTGCacaggggcagagctgcagca GCTCAAGGAGCAGCTCCAGAACGTGACCTCGGAGAAGGAGCGCctggaaaacaggctgagaaCTGCCCTGGATCACATGGACCAGCTGCAG tccCAGGTGTTGAACTACGAGAAAGAAGTGGAAAACTTGTCTCACCTGGACCAGGACAagacagagcagctggaaaccTTAAAGGAGGAGAATCAGCAGCTACGCTTGAGCACGGCCCAGCAG CAACACGACCTGATCaaagagctggaggagcagaagcATTTGTTTCAGGTCCTGAAGGCAGAGAAGGATGAAGCTGATGAGGAAAGTCAG AAGCTGCGGGCTGAGAACAGCGCTCTCCTCAGGCACCTCTCGCAGGAGCTCTCccccctctctgcccttccCCGAGCTCCAGCTGCAactccagcccctggagcaggagacCTTCTGTTTGGAAATCCATACAGTG ctgcaggaggaaaccTGGGGGCAGGAGTTGAA gCCTCTCTGAGGGTGTGCCCCATGTGTGGGGAGCTGTTCCCTGGGGATGTGGAGAGCAGCCAGTTCGAGGCCCACGTGCGGAGTCACCTCCTGGACTGCCCCATGTGCACAGAGAGCTTCGAGAACCAGCAGGTCTTTGAGGACCAtctgctctgccacaggctGGAATAA
- the CALCOCO2 gene encoding calcium-binding and coiled-coil domain-containing protein 2 isoform X2, whose product MGAELSQTPTMDDSCEDPPTSAVLLDSCHFSHVLFNDVEKFYVPGGDVTCHYTLTQHISARGKDWVGIFRVGWKTTREYYTFMWAPLPAAGHGDTAVQQKIQFKAYYLPKDDEYYQFCYVDQDGMVRGASVPFQFRAEAEDDILVVTTQGEVEEIELQNKNLCQENEELKASCANLQQQNLELQEELKKTQELQKSLESFRSSTEKLELELNSLKMENKQLKEQGDCTGAELQQLKEQLQNVTSEKERLENRLRTALDHMDQLQSQVLNYEKEVENLSHLDQDKTEQLETLKEENQQLRLSTAQQQHDLIKELEEQKHLFQVLKAEKDEADEESQKLRAENSALLRHLSQELSPLSALPRAPAATPAPGAGDLLFGNPYSGGNLGAGVEASLRVCPMCGELFPGDVESSQFEAHVRSHLLDCPMCTESFENQQVFEDHLLCHRLE is encoded by the exons atgggagcagagctcagccag acTCCCACCATGGACGATTCCTGTGAGGACCCTCCCACCTCTGCCGTGCTCCTGGACAGCTGCCACTTCTCCCACGTGCTTTTCAACGACGTGGAGAAGTTTTATGTCCCTGGAGGAGACGTGACCTGTCACTACACCCTCACCCAGCACATCTCTGCCCGGGGCAAGGACTGGGTGGGCATCTTCAGG GTGGGGTGGAAAACAACCCGGGAATATTACACCTTCATGTGGGcccccctgcctgctgctggccacGGGGACACTGCTGTGCAGCAGAAGATCCAGTTCAAAG CTTACTACCTGCCCAAAGATGATGAGTACTACCAGTTCTGCTACGTGGACCAGGATGGGATGGTCAGGGGGGCCAGTGTCCCTTTCCAGTTCCGGGCAGAGGCTGAGGATGACATCCTGGTGGTCACCACACAG GGGGAGGTGGAAGAGATCGAGCTGCAGAACAAAAACCTGTGTCAGGAAAACGAGGAGCTGAAGGCGAGTTGTGCaaacctccagcagcagaacctggagctgcaggaggagctcaAGAAGACACAG gagctgcagaaaaGTTTGGAGTCTttcaggagcagcacagagaaactggagctggagctgaactCCCTGAAAATGGAGAataagcagctgaaggagcaggGGGACTGCacaggggcagagctgcagca GCTCAAGGAGCAGCTCCAGAACGTGACCTCGGAGAAGGAGCGCctggaaaacaggctgagaaCTGCCCTGGATCACATGGACCAGCTGCAG tccCAGGTGTTGAACTACGAGAAAGAAGTGGAAAACTTGTCTCACCTGGACCAGGACAagacagagcagctggaaaccTTAAAGGAGGAGAATCAGCAGCTACGCTTGAGCACGGCCCAGCAG CAACACGACCTGATCaaagagctggaggagcagaagcATTTGTTTCAGGTCCTGAAGGCAGAGAAGGATGAAGCTGATGAGGAAAGTCAG AAGCTGCGGGCTGAGAACAGCGCTCTCCTCAGGCACCTCTCGCAGGAGCTCTCccccctctctgcccttccCCGAGCTCCAGCTGCAactccagcccctggagcaggagacCTTCTGTTTGGAAATCCATACAGTG gaggaaaccTGGGGGCAGGAGTTGAA gCCTCTCTGAGGGTGTGCCCCATGTGTGGGGAGCTGTTCCCTGGGGATGTGGAGAGCAGCCAGTTCGAGGCCCACGTGCGGAGTCACCTCCTGGACTGCCCCATGTGCACAGAGAGCTTCGAGAACCAGCAGGTCTTTGAGGACCAtctgctctgccacaggctGGAATAA
- the CALCOCO2 gene encoding calcium-binding and coiled-coil domain-containing protein 2 isoform X1, translating to MGAELSQTPTMDDSCEDPPTSAVLLDSCHFSHVLFNDVEKFYVPGGDVTCHYTLTQHISARGKDWVGIFRVGWKTTREYYTFMWAPLPAAGHGDTAVQQKIQFKAYYLPKDDEYYQFCYVDQDGMVRGASVPFQFRAEAEDDILVVTTQGEVEEIELQNKNLCQENEELKASCANLQQQNLELQEELKKTQELQKSLESFRSSTEKLELELNSLKMENKQLKEQGDCTGAELQQLKEQLQNVTSEKERLENRLRTALDHMDQLQSQVLNYEKEVENLSHLDQDKTEQLETLKEENQQLRLSTAQQQHDLIKELEEQKHLFQVLKAEKDEADEESQKLRAENSALLRHLSQELSPLSALPRAPAATPAPGAGDLLFGNPYSAAGGNLGAGVEASLRVCPMCGELFPGDVESSQFEAHVRSHLLDCPMCTESFENQQVFEDHLLCHRLE from the exons atgggagcagagctcagccag acTCCCACCATGGACGATTCCTGTGAGGACCCTCCCACCTCTGCCGTGCTCCTGGACAGCTGCCACTTCTCCCACGTGCTTTTCAACGACGTGGAGAAGTTTTATGTCCCTGGAGGAGACGTGACCTGTCACTACACCCTCACCCAGCACATCTCTGCCCGGGGCAAGGACTGGGTGGGCATCTTCAGG GTGGGGTGGAAAACAACCCGGGAATATTACACCTTCATGTGGGcccccctgcctgctgctggccacGGGGACACTGCTGTGCAGCAGAAGATCCAGTTCAAAG CTTACTACCTGCCCAAAGATGATGAGTACTACCAGTTCTGCTACGTGGACCAGGATGGGATGGTCAGGGGGGCCAGTGTCCCTTTCCAGTTCCGGGCAGAGGCTGAGGATGACATCCTGGTGGTCACCACACAG GGGGAGGTGGAAGAGATCGAGCTGCAGAACAAAAACCTGTGTCAGGAAAACGAGGAGCTGAAGGCGAGTTGTGCaaacctccagcagcagaacctggagctgcaggaggagctcaAGAAGACACAG gagctgcagaaaaGTTTGGAGTCTttcaggagcagcacagagaaactggagctggagctgaactCCCTGAAAATGGAGAataagcagctgaaggagcaggGGGACTGCacaggggcagagctgcagca GCTCAAGGAGCAGCTCCAGAACGTGACCTCGGAGAAGGAGCGCctggaaaacaggctgagaaCTGCCCTGGATCACATGGACCAGCTGCAG tccCAGGTGTTGAACTACGAGAAAGAAGTGGAAAACTTGTCTCACCTGGACCAGGACAagacagagcagctggaaaccTTAAAGGAGGAGAATCAGCAGCTACGCTTGAGCACGGCCCAGCAG CAACACGACCTGATCaaagagctggaggagcagaagcATTTGTTTCAGGTCCTGAAGGCAGAGAAGGATGAAGCTGATGAGGAAAGTCAG AAGCTGCGGGCTGAGAACAGCGCTCTCCTCAGGCACCTCTCGCAGGAGCTCTCccccctctctgcccttccCCGAGCTCCAGCTGCAactccagcccctggagcaggagacCTTCTGTTTGGAAATCCATACAGTG ctgcaggaggaaaccTGGGGGCAGGAGTTGAA gCCTCTCTGAGGGTGTGCCCCATGTGTGGGGAGCTGTTCCCTGGGGATGTGGAGAGCAGCCAGTTCGAGGCCCACGTGCGGAGTCACCTCCTGGACTGCCCCATGTGCACAGAGAGCTTCGAGAACCAGCAGGTCTTTGAGGACCAtctgctctgccacaggctGGAATAA